From a single Sander vitreus isolate 19-12246 chromosome 2, sanVit1, whole genome shotgun sequence genomic region:
- the lap3 gene encoding cytosol aminopeptidase: MTMLLLRRTLQAAVRTKHCRSFSASQTHLNERKGLVLGVFEKEGEEGGLHLTEAAAGFDQTLSGKLSELLKISGPALKTGKSRIFYGIHKDFPCVAVVGLGKTSAGVCGSENWDTSKENIRQAVSAGCRLLQDLEVKHVEVDGCGDAQSAAEGAALGLFQYDQLKSKKKTKVTTQLHRSADSIGWQKGVVYAEGQNLARLLMEAPANHITPTAFANTIEEKLALHAERVTINKRSQAWIEEQQMGAFLSVSKGSEEPPVFLELHYNGSPDSKQAPLLLVGKGITFDSGGISLKPSPSMDAMRADMGGAATVCASIVTAAALKLPVNIIGLAPLCENMPSGKATKPGDVVTARNGKTIQVDNTDAEGRLVLADALCYGHTFNPRAIVNVATLTGAMDVALGSAATGVFTNSDWLWEQLHKASVVTGDRVWRMPLFQHYTRQVTDSQLADLNNIGKYSRSGGACTAAAFLREFVTAPHWAHLDIAGVMSNKDEVPYLRKGMSGRPTRTLVEFAAGLAHDG, encoded by the exons ATGACAATGCTTCTTCTGAGGAGAACCCTGCAGGCGGCGGTGCGGACAAAACACTGCAGGTCATTTTCTGCGTCACAGACTCACCTGAACGAGAGGAAA gGTTTGGTGCTGGGAGTGTttgagaaggagggagaggagggcgGCCTTCATCTGACAGAAGCAGCCGCAGGTTTTGACCAAACTCTGTCTGGGAAACTCTCTgaactgctgaaaat CTCTGGGCCGGCTCTCAAGACAGGCAAAAGCAGAATATTTTATGGAATCCACAAG GACTTCCCGTGTGTGGCAGTAGTCGGGCTGGGTAAGACcagtgcaggtgtgtgtgggtCAGAGAACTGGGACACCAGCAAGGAGAACATCAGACAGGCAGTGTCAG ctggCTGCCGgttgcttcaggacctggaggTGAAGCATGTGGAGGTGGACGGCTGTGGTGATGCCCAGTCAGCAGCAGAAGGTGCCGCTCTTGGTTTGTTCCAGTATGACCAACTCAAATCTAAGAAGAAGACCAAAGTAACCACACAGCTTCATAGAAG TGCTGACTCGATCGGTTGGCAGAAAGGAGTCGTGTATGCAGAAGGCCAAAACCTTGCACGGCTACTCATGGAAGCTCCCGCCAATCACATCACTCCTACTGCTTTTGCCAACACCATCGAAGAGAAACTAGCGCTGCATGCTGAACGAGTCACAATAAACAAGAG ATCTCAGGCTTGGATAGAGGAGCAACAGATGGGAGCGTTTCTAAGTGTGTCTAAAGGCTCAGAGGAGCCCCCTGTCTTCCTGGAGCTACATTACAACGGTTCTCCTGACAGCAAGCAGGCCCCGCTGCTCTTAGTGGGCAAGGGCATCACCTTTGACAG TGGTGGTATTTCTCTGAAGCCGTCTCCTTCTATGGATGCAATGAGAGCTGATATGGGAGGAGCTGCCACTGTGTGTGCGTCGATCGTCACAGCAGCAGCTCTGAAACTACCGGTCAACATTATTG GTCTGGCTCCTCTGTGTGAGAACATGCCCAGTGGAAAAGCTACTAAACCAGGTGATGTTGTCACGGccagaaatggaaaaacaatCCAG GTTGATAATACAGATGCAGAGGGCCGACTGGTTCTCGCTGACGCACTGTGTTACGGACACACCTTCAACCCCAGAGCCATCGTCAATGTTGCTACGCTAACAG GTGCAATGGATGTAGCTCTTGGCTCAGCAGCAACTGGAGTGTTTACAAACTCTGACTGGCTCTGGGAGCAGCTGCACAAG gctagTGTTGTGACAGGTGACAGAGTGTGGCGGATGCCTCTGTTCCAGCACTATACCAGACAGGTGACTGACAGCCAGCTGGCAGACCTCAACAACATTGGCAAGTACAGCCG TTCTGGCGGTGCATGCACAGCAGCTGCATTCCTGAGAGAGTTTGTTACCGCTCCTCATTGGGCCCATCTGGACATCGCAGGTGTGATGAGTAACAAAGATGAAGTTCCCTACCTGAGAAAAGGCATGTCTGGAAGACCAACACGTACGCTGGTGGAGTTTGCTGCAGGACTGGCCCACGATGGCTGA
- the med28 gene encoding mediator of RNA polymerase II transcription subunit 28, with the protein MATSMSGMFSGQQPPVAHPVGGPGGPGQPGFPGTATRAPGNNTLVDELEASFEACFASLVSQDYVNGTDQEEIRTGVDQCIQKFLDVARQTECFFLQKRLQLSVQKPEQVVKEDVSELRNELQRKELLVQKHLSKLHHWQQVLEDVSVQHRKPSDLPPPGPLAFLEQASASLPPAPLKPN; encoded by the exons ATGGCAACGTCCATGAGTGGGATGTTCTCCGGTCAGCAGCCGCCCGTTGCGCATCCTGTCGGGGGTCCCGGTGGACCGGGCCAGCCAGGCTTCCCCGGTACTGCTACCAGAGCCCCGGGAAACAACACGCTGGTGGATGAACTGGAGGCTTCCTTCGAG GCATGTTTTGCATCGCTGGTAAGCCAAGACTACGTTAATGGAACTGACCAGGAGGAGATTCGGACTG GTGTTGACCAGTGCATACAGAAGTTCCTGGATGTAGCTCGACAGACAGAGTGCTTCTTCTTACAGAAAAGGCTTCAGTTGTCTGTGCAGAAACCAGAGCAGGTGGTGAAAGAG GATGTGTCAGAGTTACGTAATGAGCTACAGAGGAAAGAATTGCTCGTTCAGAAACACTTGTCCAAACTGCACCACTGGCAACAAGTGCTCGAGGATGTGAGCGTTCAGCACCGCAAACCCTCAGACCTTCCACCTCCTGGACCACTGGCCTTTTTGGAGCAGGCCTCTGCGAGTCTGCCCCCTGCCCCTTTAAAACCCAATTAA
- the klhl2 gene encoding kelch-like protein 2, with the protein MVHAAGPSFQPLKNTGIMDSHPLCTRLCPHALDKEDGVERQGPVTLNPRHMRKAFKVMNELRSQSLLCDVTIVAEDVEIVAHRVVLAAGSPYFHAMFTGEMAESRAKRVRIKEMDGWTLGLLVDYIYTAEIQVTEENVQALLPAAGLLQLNEVKKACCEFLSSQLHPSNCLGIRAFADLHACSQLLTQANTYAEQHFSEVVGSEEFLNLGMEQVSSLIASDKLTIPTEEKVFEAVIAWVNHDKDVRQEHLAHLMEHVRLPLLSREYLVQRVEEESLIKNSSACKDYLIEAMKYHLLPADQRALMKTARTRMRTPACCPKVMVVVGGQAPKAIRSVECYDFEEQRWYQVAELPTRRCRAGVVYVGGCVYAVGGFNGSLRVRTVDCYDPVMDRWTSMSSMQDRRSTLGAAVLNGLLYAVGGFDGSTGLSTIEAYNVKTNEWFHVLPMSTRRSSVGVGVVNGILYAVGGYDGATRQCLSTVEAYNSKSNTWSYISEMGTRRSGAGVGVLKGLLYAVGGHDGPLVRKSCEVYDPASNTWRQVADMNMCRRNAGVCAVNNVLYVVGGDDGSCNLASVEFYNPNSDKWTLLQSCMSTGRSYAGVTVIDKPL; encoded by the exons ATGGTGCATGCCGCTGGGCCAAGTTTTCAGCCTCTGAAAAACACCGGAATCATGGACAGTCATCCGCT GTGCACCAGACTCTGTCCACACGCTCTGGACAAAGAAGATGGCGTCGAGAGGCAAGGTCCTGTCACTCTCAACCCTCGGCACATGAGGAAGGCGTTCAAAGTCATGAACGAGCTGCGCAg CCAGAGCTTGTTGTGTGATGTGACCATAGTGGCGGAAGATGTAGAGATCGTTGCTCACAGAGTGGTCCTGGCTGCTGGGAGCCCCTACTTCCATGCTATGTTCACAG GTGAGATGGCAGAGAGCCGGGCGAAAAGAGTGAGGATAAAGGAGATGGACGGTTGGACTCTGGGGCTTCTGGTCGACTACATTTACACAGCAGAGATACAGGTCACAGAGGAAAACgtgcag gcATTGCTGCCTGCCGCCGGCCTGCTCCAGCTCAACGAGGTGAAAAAGGCTTGTTGTGAGTTCCTGAGCTCTCAGCTTCATCCATCCAACTGTCTGGGGATACGAGCCTTCGCTGACCTACACGCCTGCTCTCAGCTCCTCACACAGGCAAACACCTatgcag AGCAACATTTCTCTGAGGTGGTTGGGAGTGAAGAGTTCCTCAATTTGGGCATGGAGCAAGTGTCCAGCCTGATCGCCAGCGACAAGCTCACCATCCCCACAGAGGAGAAG GTGTTTGAGGCGGTGATAGCTTGGGTCAACCATGATAAAGATGTCCGGCAGGAACACTTGGCTCACCTGATGGAACATGTTCGCCTGCCGCTTCTCTCCAGAGAATACCTGGTCCAG CGGGTGGAGGAGGAGTCTCTGATTAAGAATAGCAGTGCGTGTAAAGACTACCTGATCGAGGCCATGAAGTACCACTTGCTGCCAGCTGACCAGAGAGCTCTAATGAAAACCGCACGCACACGCATGAGGACTCCGGCCTGCTGTCCTAAG GTGATGGTTGTTGTTGGAGGCCAGGCTCCTAAGGCCATCCGCAGTGTTGAATGTTATGACTTTGAGGAGCAGCGATGGTACCAGGTGGCTGAGCTCCCGACCAGGAGGTGCAGAGCAG GTGTGGTGTacgtgggtgggtgtgtgtacgCAGTTGGTGGTTTCAACGGTTCTTTGCGTGTGCGGACCGTCGACTGTTACGACCCGGTGATGGACCGCTGGACGAGCATGAGCAGCATGCAAGACCGTCGATCAACGCTCGGGGCCGCTGTGCTCAATGGACTCCTGTACGCTGTGGGGGGCTTTGACGGCAGCACAG gtctGTCGACAATCGAGGCGTACAACGTGAAGACAAACGAGTGGTTCCATGTGTTACCCATGAGTACCCGGCGAAGCAGTGTAGGAGTGGGTGTTGTCAATG ggatCCTGTATGCAGTTGGAGGTTACGATGGTGCGACCAGGCAATGTCTGAGTACAGTAGAAGCTTACAACTCTAAAAGCAACACGTGGAGCTACATCTCAGAGATGGGCACGCGACGCAGTGGAGcag GTGTCGGTGTGTTAAAAGGTTTACTCTATGCTGTGGGGGGTCATGACGGTCCATTGGTGAGGAAGAGCTGCGAAGTTTATGATCCGGCCTCAAACACCTGGCGGCAGGTTGCTGACATGAACATGTGTCGACGCAACGCAG gtgtgtgtgctgtaaacaACGTACTGTATGTGGTGGGAGGAGACGACGGCAGCTGCAATTTAGCCTCTGTGGAGTTCTACAATCCAAACTCGGACAAGTGGACTCTACTGCAGTCCTGCATGAGCACAGGACGCAGCTATGCAG GTGTGACTGTGATTGACAAGCCCTTATGA
- the msmo1 gene encoding methylsterol monooxygenase 1, producing the protein MAVNGTSDILSSAYLAVEYVDAVLPENPFQPSLKHAWGYMLDNYTKFQIATWGSLIVHEFIYFLFCLPGFLWQFMPFMQKYKIQQDKPETWEKQWRCFKMLLFNHFCIQLPLICGTYYFTEFFNIPYDWDSMPRWPYVLAQCFGCAIVEDTWHYFLHRLLHHRRIYKYIHKVHHEFTAPFGMQAEYAHPAETLILGAGFFIGIMIFCNHVFFLWAWVSFRLLETIDVHSGYDIPLNPLHLIPFYAGTRFHDFHHMNFVGNYASTFTWWDKLLKTDNQYNNYMQKHGDKKEQ; encoded by the exons ATGGCGGTGAACGGCACGTCAGACATCTTGAGCTCTGCCTACCTGGCGGTGGAGTACGTAGATGCGGTGTTGCCAGAAAACCCCTTCCAGCCCTCCCTGAAACACGCCTGGGGCTACATGCTGGATAACTACACCAAGTTCCAGATTGCCACCTGGGGGTCACTCATTGTCCACGAGTTCATCTACTTCCTGTTCTGCCTGCCTGGTTTCCTCTGGCAGTTCATGCCCTTCATGCAGAAATACAAGATCCAACAG gaCAAGCCAGAGACCTGGGAGAAACAGTGGAGATGTTTCAAGATGCTGCTGTTCAACCATTTCTGTATCCAGCTGCCGTTAATCTGTGGGACTTACTACTTCACTGAATTCTTTAACATCCCTTATGACTgggactccatgccacgctg GCCCTATGTTCTAGCTCAGTGCTTTGGCTGTGCTATTGTTGAAGACACCTGGCACTACTTTCTCCATCGCCTGCTGCATCACCGCAGGATCTACAAATACATCCACAAAGTCCACCATGAGTTCACC GCTCCGTTCGGCATGCAGGCAGAATACGCCCATCCTGCTGAGACGCTCATCCTGGGAGCTGGTTTTTTTATCGGCATCATGATCTTCTGTAACCACGTGTTCTTCCTGTGGGCATGGGTGTCCTTCCGCCTGCTGGAGACCATCGACGTCCACAG TGGTTACGACATCCCTCTGAACCCACTCCACCTGATCCCGTTCTACGCCGGCACCCGTTTCCACGACTTTCACCACATGAACTTCGTCGGGAACTACGCCTCCACCTTCACCTGGTGGGACAAGCTGCTGAAGACGGACAACCAGTACAACAACTACATGCAGAAACACGGAGACAAGAAGGAGCAGTAA